A DNA window from Daucus carota subsp. sativus chromosome 3, DH1 v3.0, whole genome shotgun sequence contains the following coding sequences:
- the LOC108210541 gene encoding signal peptide peptidase-like 1 yields MEPLWKLVYLLEPAPVTLILTAVAVTFGSAFRALNYGKDMEKNRDMSEATITLDRSQALMIPVMSSCSLLLMFYLFSSVSQLLTAFTTIASASSLYFFLSPFIAHLKSRFGLADPHVCRCCSKAFTRIEGLLLLLCSAIVVAWLISGHWLLNNLLGISLCVAFVSHVRLPNIKICAMLLVCLFVYDIFWVFYSERIFGANVMVSVATQQASNPVHTVANSLSLPGLQMITKKLELPVKIVLPRNLLGGIVPGNSASDFMMLGLGDMAIPSMLLALVLSFDHRKGKVSVSPLDIQSSKGHKYIWYALSGYAIGLITALSAGLLTHSPQPALLYLVPSTLGPIVVISWMRRELTELWEGTPPNMNDKVHLTEV; encoded by the exons ATGGAACCTCTGTGGAAGCTTGTATACTTGTTAGAGCCGGCTCCTGTCACCCTCATTTTGACCGCAGTAGCTGTGACATTTGGATCTGCCTTTCGAGCTTTAAATTATGGGAAAGATATGGAGAAAAATCGTGACATGTCAGAAGCAACCATCACTTTGGACAGATCACAAGCTCTTATGATACCTGTAATGAGCTCTTGTAGCTTGCTTTTGATGTTCTACTTATTCTCTTCCGTTTCACAACTCCTCACTGCTTTCACTACAATTGCATCCGCATCATCTCTGTACTTCTTTCTGTCACCTTTTATTGCTCACCTGAAGTCACGTTTTGGTTTGGCGGACCCACACGTATGTCGGTGTTGCTCCAAGGCCTTTACACGGATTGAAGGGCTTCTTTTGTTGCTGTGCTCTGCAATTGTTGTGGCATGGCTTATATCTGGGCATTGGTtgttaaacaacttgttggGAATCTCTCTTTGTGTTGCATTTGTGAGTCACGTGCGTCTTCCCAACATTAAAATATGTGCAATGCTCCTTGTCTGTCTGTTCGTTTATGACATATTTTGGGTCTTTTACTCTGAAAGGATTTTTGGTGCAAATGTGATGGTTTCAGTAGCTACTCAGCAAGCATCCAACCCTGTTCACACAGTGGCTAATAGCTTGAGTCTTCCTGGTTTGCAAATGATCACGAAAAAGCTGGAGTTGCCGGTTAAGATTGTGCTCCCAAGAAATTTGTTAGGTGGTATAGTTCCTGGAAATAGTGCTAGTGACTTCATGATGCTTGGTCTTGGCGACATG GCTATTCCTTCGATGCTTTTAGCACTAGTTCTTAGTTTTGATCATAGAAAGGGGAAGGTTTCTGTGAGTCCCTTGGATATACAGTCTTCTAAAGGACATAAATACATCTGGTATGCCCTCTCCGGATATGCAATAGGTCTGATAACTGCTTTGTCAGCTGGTCTTTTGACACACTCTCCTCAACCGGCCCTGCTGTATCTG gTGCCGTCTACTCTTGGGCCTATAGTAGTTATATCATGGATGAGAAGAGAGTTGACAGAGCTTTGGGAAGGAACACCGCCAAACATGAACGACAAAGTTCATTTAACTGAAGTGtag